A genomic stretch from Petrimonas mucosa includes:
- the tuf gene encoding elongation factor Tu has translation MAKEHFQRTKPHVNIGTIGHVDHGKTTLTAAITTVLAKRGFSEVRSFDSIDNAPEEKERGITINTSHVEYQTANRHYAHVDCPGHADYVKNMVTGAAQMDGAIIVVAATDGPMPQTREHILLARQVNVPKLVVFMNKVDLVDDEEMLDLVEMEMRELLSFYNFDGDNTPIIRGSALGGLNGEPKWEEKIMELMDAVDEWIPLPPRDIDKPFLMPIEDIFSITGRGTVATGRIETGVIKTGEEVQIIGLGAEGKKSVVTGVEMFRKILDRGEAGDNVGLLLRGIDKDEIKRGMVISHPGKVQPHSKFKAEVYILKKEEGGRHTPFHNKYRPQFYIRTLDVTGEIQLPEGVEMVMPGDNVTIEVDLIYPVACNVGLRFAIREGGRTVGAGQITELLD, from the coding sequence ATGGCAAAAGAACATTTTCAGCGGACGAAGCCGCATGTTAACATCGGTACGATAGGTCACGTTGACCACGGTAAAACCACCTTAACGGCTGCGATTACCACCGTTTTGGCAAAAAGAGGTTTCTCTGAAGTACGTTCGTTCGATTCTATCGACAACGCTCCGGAAGAAAAAGAAAGAGGTATCACTATCAACACTTCACACGTTGAATACCAAACAGCAAATCGTCACTACGCACACGTTGACTGCCCGGGCCACGCTGACTATGTGAAGAACATGGTAACCGGAGCTGCCCAGATGGACGGTGCCATCATCGTTGTTGCCGCAACTGACGGTCCTATGCCTCAAACTCGCGAACACATCCTGCTGGCACGTCAGGTAAACGTTCCGAAGCTGGTTGTTTTCATGAACAAGGTCGACCTGGTTGACGACGAAGAGATGCTTGACCTGGTAGAGATGGAAATGCGTGAACTGCTTTCATTCTATAACTTCGACGGAGACAACACTCCTATTATCCGTGGATCTGCCCTTGGTGGTCTGAATGGCGAACCGAAATGGGAAGAAAAGATCATGGAGCTGATGGATGCAGTTGACGAGTGGATTCCGCTGCCTCCGCGCGATATCGACAAACCGTTCCTCATGCCGATCGAAGACATATTCTCGATCACCGGTCGTGGAACCGTTGCCACTGGCCGTATCGAAACCGGTGTTATCAAAACCGGTGAAGAGGTTCAGATCATCGGTCTGGGTGCTGAAGGCAAGAAATCTGTGGTTACCGGAGTTGAAATGTTCCGCAAGATCCTCGACAGGGGTGAAGCCGGCGATAACGTAGGTTTGCTGCTCCGTGGTATCGACAAGGATGAGATCAAACGTGGTATGGTTATCTCTCACCCCGGAAAAGTTCAACCTCACTCCAAATTCAAGGCAGAGGTTTATATCCTGAAGAAAGAAGAAGGCGGTCGTCACACACCGTTCCATAACAAATATCGTCCTCAGTTCTACATCCGCACCCTGGACGTAACCGGAGAGATCCAGTTGCCGGAAGGAGTAGAAATGGTTATGCCTGGTGACAACGTTACCATCGAAGTAGATCTGATCTACCCCGTTGCTTGTAACGTAGGTCTTCGCTTCGCAATCCGCGAAGGTGGACGCACCGTAGGTGCAGGCCAGATCACTGAGCTGCTCGATTAA
- the hpf gene encoding ribosome hibernation-promoting factor, HPF/YfiA family: MELRIQSVNFDATEQLKAFTEKKIKKLERFNDSIIQTEVLLKVIKPETAKNKEASVKMNLRNGEAFASKVADTFEEAIDLCAEALEKQILKTKEKKER, from the coding sequence ATGGAATTACGTATTCAGTCGGTCAATTTCGATGCTACGGAACAGTTAAAGGCATTTACTGAAAAAAAGATCAAAAAGCTCGAAAGATTCAATGACAGTATTATTCAAACTGAAGTGCTCCTGAAGGTTATCAAGCCCGAAACCGCAAAAAACAAAGAGGCGTCCGTAAAGATGAATTTGAGAAACGGCGAGGCCTTTGCCAGCAAAGTCGCCGACACGTTTGAAGAGGCCATAGACCTCTGTGCCGAAGCATTGGAGAAGCAGATATTGAAGACGAAAGAGAAAAAGGAGAGATAA
- the rpsU gene encoding 30S ribosomal protein S21 — protein MIIVQLKEGENIERALKKFKRKYERTGVVKELRSRQAYAKPSVVKRKKKQHAIYVQKMQENED, from the coding sequence ATGATCATCGTACAATTAAAAGAGGGCGAAAACATCGAAAGGGCCTTAAAGAAATTCAAACGTAAATATGAAAGAACCGGTGTTGTAAAGGAGCTTCGCAGCCGCCAGGCTTACGCCAAACCTTCGGTCGTAAAGCGCAAAAAGAAACAACACGCTATTTACGTACAGAAAATGCAAGAAAACGAAGATTAA
- a CDS encoding tyrosine recombinase XerC: MWKEKWIQNLRNEKNYSSHTEISYFTDLTQFQQFIVEECGVFSPEQVDSDLIRHWIAHLIETGITPRSVNRKLSAVKSFFKYLKKIGKINSNPAEKIRGPKTSRKLPAFVHHEEMTRIIDDELAYPESFEGVRDRFIIELFYVTGMRKSELIGLKDADIDGYSKTVRVTGKRNKQRIIPLSDATVEKMKNYINVRDREVPNKTAFLFVRKNGEQMYPKMIYNIVRKHLDSISTLPKRSPHVLRHSFATEMLNNGAEINAVKELLGHSSLASTEVYTHVTFEELKKVYHNAHPRAKN; the protein is encoded by the coding sequence ATGTGGAAGGAAAAATGGATACAGAATCTCCGTAATGAGAAAAATTACTCCTCTCATACGGAGATTTCTTATTTTACCGACCTGACACAATTTCAGCAATTCATTGTAGAGGAGTGTGGAGTTTTCTCCCCGGAACAGGTAGACAGCGACCTTATCCGGCACTGGATTGCGCACCTGATCGAGACCGGCATCACCCCCCGATCGGTAAACCGGAAATTGAGCGCGGTAAAATCCTTTTTCAAATACCTTAAGAAAATCGGCAAGATCAACAGCAACCCCGCCGAAAAGATCAGAGGGCCCAAAACATCCAGAAAACTTCCGGCATTTGTCCATCACGAAGAGATGACACGGATCATCGATGACGAACTTGCCTATCCCGAATCTTTTGAAGGGGTGAGAGACCGCTTTATCATAGAGCTCTTTTATGTGACAGGCATGCGGAAATCGGAACTCATCGGGTTAAAAGATGCCGACATCGACGGCTACTCCAAGACAGTACGGGTCACCGGAAAAAGAAACAAACAGCGCATCATTCCCCTATCCGACGCCACTGTAGAAAAAATGAAAAACTATATAAACGTGAGAGACCGGGAAGTTCCAAACAAAACGGCCTTCCTGTTTGTTAGAAAAAATGGAGAACAAATGTATCCGAAAATGATCTATAACATCGTCAGGAAACATCTCGACTCGATCTCCACCCTACCGAAAAGGAGTCCACACGTTTTGCGGCACTCTTTCGCCACCGAAATGCTCAACAACGGTGCAGAGATAAATGCCGTCAAGGAGCTGCTGGGGCATTCAAGTCTGGCATCAACAGAGGTTTACACACATGTAACCTTCGAAGAATTAAAAAAAGTGTATCATAACGCTCATCCGAGAGCAAAAAACTAA
- the secE gene encoding preprotein translocase subunit SecE, producing the protein MKKIVAYIKDAYNELVYKVSWPSSKELAGSTMIVMIASVIIALIVFGMDSAFEWIVKFLYGIL; encoded by the coding sequence ATGAAAAAAATAGTTGCATATATTAAAGATGCTTATAACGAATTGGTTTATAAAGTATCTTGGCCATCCAGCAAGGAATTAGCCGGGAGTACAATGATTGTGATGATAGCTTCCGTCATCATTGCATTAATAGTATTCGGCATGGACTCCGCCTTTGAGTGGATTGTGAAATTTCTTTACGGTATTTTGTAA
- the nusG gene encoding transcription termination/antitermination protein NusG — protein sequence MAESEKKWYVLRSVSGKENKVKEYLESEIKKTDLGKYVSQVLIPTEKTYTVRNGKRVLKERAYLPGYVLIEAELVGEVIHQLKNINYVAGFLPNTTNPQPLSEMEVKRILGTMDELEEAGDELDVKYYVGEIVKVTSGPFCSFSGVVEEVNDERKKLKVMVKIFGRAQLLELGYMQVEKE from the coding sequence ATGGCTGAAAGCGAAAAAAAATGGTACGTTTTACGTTCCGTTAGTGGAAAAGAGAATAAGGTCAAAGAATATCTTGAGTCAGAAATTAAAAAAACCGATTTAGGAAAGTACGTTTCACAAGTTCTCATTCCCACAGAAAAGACTTATACCGTACGTAACGGAAAGAGGGTGCTGAAAGAGCGTGCCTATCTTCCCGGTTATGTGCTTATTGAGGCTGAACTTGTGGGTGAGGTCATTCATCAACTTAAAAACATCAACTATGTTGCCGGATTTCTCCCCAACACCACGAACCCTCAACCGTTGAGCGAAATGGAAGTGAAACGGATCCTGGGTACTATGGATGAGTTGGAAGAGGCAGGCGACGAACTGGATGTAAAGTATTATGTAGGTGAAATCGTGAAGGTGACCAGTGGTCCCTTCTGCAGTTTCTCCGGCGTAGTCGAGGAGGTGAATGATGAGCGAAAGAAGCTCAAAGTAATGGTTAAAATCTTCGGACGGGCTCAACTGCTCGAGTTGGGCTATATGCAAGTAGAGAAAGAATAA